TTATACAGACCTGATTGACCGTGCCTGGTTCATTGAGAAAGTTTTGTCATACTGATCATTCGGTGGATCAGGAAGTGGGCCAGATGCTTTGCCCTTTGAATTTGAGTAGTGCAAAATCGCAACACCAGTAACCCTGGTCCAGATTGACTCGTTCACAAACCTGGCGCTGGCCACAATGTAATAATCACTGCTCGCATTCTGATCCATACTGACCAAAAATGAGTAAGACTGCCCCACATGGATGTCGAGGTTCGTGAAATTCTGCTTCATTGTGTATGCACCCTCTGTCTCAACAAGGGCCATGTTGTGGCTCTGAATCCTTAAGTTCAAACTCGTAGAGACCCCCACATTGTGGACACGGAAACGGTACGTTTTTCCTGTCATGGAGTTGAAGTTGTCAGTTCTCACAATTACAGCGATGTACTAAAAGCAATCATTGTTTAGTGTTCACAGAAAGTTTTGTTGGCCTTATCATGAAAGTGATGATGAATCATCAACTTCATGCCATCATCATATCATGGAAACACGTTGTACAATTCAACAGTAACATATAAATATTTGCAGCAACAGTAACGGGAATCATAATTGTTTTGTTACTACTATAACCACAAATCAATACAACATTTGGAGAGACAAGGAATTCAAAAACAACAATGGGTCTTTTGTGTCAGACACTAAAACCTTGCTTTATCAGTTTCATGGTAATAAAATTGGGGACGAGGAGCCCTTCCGTTCAAAAATGATGAAAGTGAGAGAAGTAATCACCTGGCTCAACATTGATAGTCTCATACTCGATGCCAGCTGGGACAAGGGAGTCATTATACCTATATGGCCCTTTTCCATTCATCAAAACGCTGTCAGGCATCCCGAGCTCCTTCCCATCATCGAGCATCTTCCTCAGGTCCTACACAAGATAACCATAATCAACATCCCTGAGTACATGTGCACCTTACAACAAAACGCCTGTGATGCATATATTTTTCCCTACCGTGTGGTTCTTCTTGTACCAGTCACCAATGAACAGCCTGATGTCCCCATCCGGCGTGTCAAACGGGACCGAGATCACCGCCCGGTTATTGACAGTGATGCCCCCAAAACCGCCAGCAGCGCGCTGCAAACTGAGGGGCGGGAAGTAGAAGAAGCTCCCGATCTGATCCTTGACCTGGAAATTGTAGGTCCAGTTCCATCCCGGCGGTATGGGGCAGTTTGTGCCGAGAACCCCGTCTTGCCAGCAGTTCTTCCGGTGCTGGATGCCATCCCTGCAGCCAAGCAAAGACTTCCCTCGTCATTACAGTGAAGACTGAACCCATAACAATAAGGCCATAAAAATAACCGCAAACAAAGCCTGCAAGAGGCCATGAAGATTGAATCTGCTGCAAGCTCACCAGGTGATGAGGAGTGGCTCGTCCAGGCTGTTGAGCACGTTGACGACCACGTTGTAGTTGGTGGTGACATTGACGATGGGGCCGGGGAACTGCTTGTTAATTGCGATCACCTGAAacgaaacaacaaaaaatgttcagGGGATAAGACTGGAATTAGGACCACCCTAACGGTTACTTGAGTCGGCACTGCAAGAGACTAGATTGGGAAGAACCGAAGAAGATGGGAACAGTGTGCTGGAGGCAGAGTGAGATCTGAACCGACGGGGAGCGGTTAAAAATCGGAAATCTTTGTTAGCGCCCTAAGAGGAGAGAAACGAATTCAAAATCTTTGGCCGAGAACCGTGAAATTCCTGGCACCAAAACTACAGCGCGTCCCCAAATCGAACAATTCCCCGCAGGGAGCGGAAGCGCAGGTACGCGAGAAACGCGTGAAATGTACTGTATTTTTGAATCTTGAACGTTGAGGAACAGCGAGAGGCCGGCGCGGCTGCTCGTCAAAAATCAAATCTTTCTCCGCGGGGGAGAAGCCTGCAGATTCGTAGCAGTCTAAGCACAAACACGGGGCGGGCGGTTGGAAATGGCAGCAGGAGGAAGGGGGGGGAGAAAGGGGGGAGCAGGGAGTGAGTCACCTTCTGGGGCACGCCGAGAGGGGAGGCGGTGATGTAGGAGACGTCCCAGTCGAAGAAGGCGTAGGGGTcggccgccatcgccgccccgGCCAGgaaggcgacggcgaggcagaggagcgccgccggcgacgccaTTGAGCTCCGctttctctctctgtttctgTCGAGCCCAGTCTAGCACTAGCAGTAGCAGTCTTCACTGATTCTTGGGACGGGGATCcccttttcctctcttttctccTCTGTGTCTATCTTGTCCCTGTTTTCTCTGCCGTGTCGGAGTttaaaagagagagagatgagcGCAAATCAGGGGGTTTGGGAGGGTTTTGAGGCGAAGCAAAGCTCACTGAAGATGAAGCCAACAGCTAGCTGTAGCTGAGCTTGACACTGCTGGCTGGACTGGACTCGTGGTCTGGCTGGCAGACGGGCCCCAACGCGTCTTTTCTTCTTCGTATATGGAGTATTCATTAATTATACGAACAAATTTCTTCGAGGTTTCCTACAGCCAGCTTGCGTGGCATATATATGACCGTtgtagtatttgcattttgtCTGACATTTTTGGTTACATGTAAACCAGAGCAGAGCCGAGCAGAGAAGATgacaagagaagagaggaggccTCTGCTTCATATCACAGTCTTAATTCATCCAATTGGAGAGATTAGTGATTGATCTTGTGATTAATTCGTGCcgtgtatgtatgtatgtatggcTCGATATGTACTAGAGCTGTACCCTGAATGTACATGTaacaactttttttctttttgtgagcAGACAGAGCACGTAGAGCAGATGGAGAGTAGCTAAGGATGCACGTGGTAGGATCATGCAAATATGGTTATCTATCCAGAATGAGCACCGGCCCGTAAACCATGTGCGTGCTTGACCAATCCATCTGTCTGCCTGCATCTTCTCATGCTGGCCGGTGATTTCATATTAAAGTCTTGCCATTTCAACGCAAGCAAGTTATTATGGTAGCAAACAGTGTTGAATTCTTCACTCGTACTGTACTGTAGTACGTAAGTTCGTACAACTGTTTTAATTCTACTAACTCTTAAAACGGGCGTTTGCGTGCAATTTCCGAACAAATTCATCAAATGCAGTTAAGCCATGCAAGATCCCTGAAGAGACGGCAATGCTTGTTCGCCGTCTGAACTTTTGTTGTAACGCAGTGCACTCCTCCTCTGACATGACAGATCGAGCTAGCAATTCAGATATGAAATGTCATCATCATAGGAACGTGCACACAGTCTGCAGTTTCATGGTAGAACAGTTTTTTGGTGGCATGTGCGCTTCATTTATATACAGTTTGGATGGATATCATTGTCTATCATTATCATCATATATAGTCCTGcagggatcgatcgatcgatcgatgtgtATGTATGTAGTAATTACACTTGGAATTAAGGCATCTAATTCAGCATCATTTGGACGGAGCAAGTTTTATTTGAATTATAAAGGGTATAGATAGATAGGATCGATGGGTGTTGGTTGGACCGGAAACCTGGTCCATGTCCAATACTGTCTGCATGGCTCCGGCCATGATCCTCAATTGGGTTCCTCACTCATTCTTGtcccctcttttttttaagaaaaataaagtaaCATGGACACTTGTTTCGAGATATACTTTCCCCGtttcatattagttgtcgctgatttggatgtatctagacacattttatgCGTGGATACATCTGAATATGCAACAactaatatggaacggagagagtatatgaTTAAGACTGCATGCTTAgcttttcttaaaaaaaagactgcATGCTTGCTTAGCGATGCATGTTCTGTTCTTTATATCTGAACTTGTTCTATGCATCCATGTGTCTCTTCTTTATATCTGAACTTCAAATGCAGTACGGTGCAGCGGTGCAGTCCTTCTACAGGGAGTCAAAATTTCAGACAAGCCACATCTCGATAGGCATACATACAGATACAGCTGACAGAAGAGATTAAGTAAGCAAGGCATGTGCTCAATGCATGCCATTCAGTTCAATTtctgaagagaagaaaaaaatcatttacAATTGGATATAAAATCATCACTACCATCTCTAATAATCTCTCACTCAAAAAACCCAAAAATGAAAGAAGATGATAATTAACAACAAGCACAGTAGCTAGCTGCTAGTACTCCCGTCTCCATATCCATCCGACAGAGAGGAACTGAATCTTGAAGCCTCTGACGATCAATAACAAATATGTAGGCGATCTGATCATCTTCGACAAGccattgattaattaattagtcaCGTACGTACGCAGCATGGAGTACTACAAGTCTGTGGTGGTGTCGTCGTCCATGAAGGCCTGGTTATAAGACCGATCCATCTCATGAACCACGAGCTTCTCCACGGTGACAGCCCCAGCAGTGGCATTGTTGAAGATGAAAACCCCAGCCTTGGCATAGATAGCCTCAGTCGGGTACACCCTAGACGTGACCGTGGACCTCCCGCCCATCACGAAGCTCTCGACGATCGAGTGGTCGACGAGCACCCTCATCGACAACCCCTCGCCGTCGAGGACCGGCACGGTGCTCCCCACGACGCGCTTGACGATGTCGTTGGCCTTGGACGACCTCGACTCGTCGTGGCAGAAGTGTGTCCGGAGCTCGCCGTCGGTGCCTCGGGTGACGTAGAAGTAGGCGGCGGTCTGTTCGCCGGGGTTCggggtggcgaggaggaggaggccgaagGGGCCGAGCGCGCCGCGGtgggccgcgccgccgctcgtgcTGCAGTTGTAGGTGACGTCGGCCTCGGtgagggcggcgacggcggaggggGAGAGGCGGAACGTGGCCTCGATGTCGAGCTGCGTGGCGCGGCGGAGCGAAAGGGGGAAGACGGAGCCGTGGTCGATGGTGATGCCGGAGAAGGAGGTGGAGTTCATCCGGAGGGTTTCCACTTCTTCCACGGGCCATTGGAGGAGGTTCGTCCGGGTCTTGTCGTCCAGCGCCACCGTCCGTGGCAGAGACTGTTCATCAAAAAACAACACCACCAACAAATTAAGCGTGGTTGACTTGATTAATTAATATATAGGAGGTTGAATATTTTGATGATGAGTCAGCTCCACGTTGGCACGGTCGGCCACGTCAGCTAAGCTTGCTGATGCACGCTTGCATGCAAATCAAAGACGTGCACGGTGGAAAGTGGAACTGAAGAGAAGAAAGTCCTGATTTGGTTGTTAGCGTCTTGGGACAGGCAATTAAATAATTAAGTTAAGATGGCGTTGTCTGAATCAACATATCAAACGGGTCAACGCCAAGAACTTTATATTGGTCCAATTATTTAGGAACGCACGTGGTTCCACGTGAGATCGACGTGGCATGCACATGCCGTGTACTATAGTTTTAAGTTGACATGTATCATCATTGGATTATTGAGAAGAAATGACACTTGATCTGCATTCATCAATATAGTCAAGCTTGCTTGTTCTCGGAAGGTGCAAATTAAGAGATGGTTTGGATAACTGATGACAGAAAAAGTCCTGAAAATTCAGCCGGGCGGGCCATGTGTATGGAAATTAAGAacaatatatatgcatgtgtttcaCGATTTGGCCTGGTCAACTAGAGATTAAACACAACAGCATGCATGAAAGACCTTTGTGTGCATATATAGTTGCCAAGTCGTCCATCTTTACAGCTGCTGAAGATCGATTTCGACAgatagctatatatatacagcGACGTGCAACCAAGATATATATAGCCAGGTCAATTTGGGTAATTAAGCTAGCCAGCTGAAAGAAACGTGAAACGACCAGACTGCGACATGCAATGTATATTAATATATATAATCCATGGCACATGCAAcaccatcgatcgatccacgAGACCATATTAGCAGCCACACGGCTAACTAATTAAGTATACTGATTTATTAACGATTTGATAATTGACTGCAGGTTCCTGCCTACATGCATCGTCAAAGCGGTGAGCAGATTGATTCATTCCATGCACGATGTATATGCATGAGAAGATTGATTAATCATTCCATGCATGATGTATATGCATGTCATCAAAGTTTATAATCAGAAGGTTCCACATGAGAAGATTCAGTTGCATgatatgcatgcacgcacTACTATATACATACTCCATATAGCATTTTAACGAAATGAATTATAATATATGGAAAGCTTGAAGAAAATGCAAAGGGTAGAAACAAATTGATATGGGTAGGTATGATAGGGTACCTGGAGCGATGCCCATCCTTTGGCAACGTCGGCGCGCTCGGAGTCGGTCTCGCCGACCCACCCCCATAGCACCCTCCTCTTCTTGGCGGGGTCGTAGAACGTCTTGGAGGCGTAGAACTTCCCCCAGTCGTACCTCAGCCCGAGGCCGACGTCGGCCTCCGGGTCGATGGGCGTCCACGTGTTGGCCTTAGCGTCGTACTTGCCGAGCGCGTAGTAGTCATGCCTGTCGTCGTCCATGCTCGCCTTCATCACGTGCAACTCTTCCTTGTCTCCGACGGGGTAGAAGTCGATGCACTCCCACATGCCCGTGCCGTCGACGCGGTGGAGCAGCCCCGGGATGAGGTCGTACCTGACGAAGTCCTTGGTCTTGTAGACGAGGGCGATCCCCGCGTGCCCCCGGTTGTCCTTGGACCCGATGACGGTGCGCCACGTCCGGTCGGACTCGTCGAACCACGCGGTGGTGGGGTCGCGGAAGTCGCGGTGGCCGATCCGGGGGGGCGGGAGGAGGACAGGGTTGGCGTCGTGCTTGGTCCAGTTGCGGAGGAGGGAGTCGtcggggtcggcggggagggCGAGGCACTGGACCTGCACGGAGGCGTTGGTGGAGCCCGTGTAGAGCATGACGAGGCTGCCGTCGGGGAGCACGGTGGCGGAGCCCGTCCATACGCCGTTGACGTCGTACCACCGGTCGGGGACCAGGGCGAGCGGGAGGTGGCGCCAGTGGACCAGGTCCCGCGACACGGCGTGGCCCCACGCGATGTTGCCCCACACCGCCCCTTCCGGGTTGTACTGGTAGAAGAGGTGGTACCATCCGCGGTAGTACACCGGACCTGCACATATATAACACGCACGCCAGATCAATGAATTAATTAATCTACTAGCTGGCTTCTAGCGAGACAGTACTAATCattgtttcctttctttcacATGCCGTTCGTGTTTCCTTGTGTTAATCTCTCCTGATCATCGTCATCGACTAGCATTCAGACAAGGAATTCTGGAAATGATAGAATTTGTATTTTTTGAATCACCAGAGAGAATTCAGTAAGACTGACCGTTGGGATCTGCATGCATTGGATCGAGTCGCCGGATCGATCGGTcgtcgcagcagcagcagcagcagcgaaggaagaaagaaacagaCAAATTGACAGCAAGAACATCAGTTTCTCGATGGAACCggttgcaaaaaaaaggaattaaaaaTTGCAGCTTCGAATTCGAATGAACATTAATCCATGGAGATCCAGGAAAGGGGACAACGAAAATGGTAACGACGAACCGTTCATCCAGTTCTTCTCGGGCTGGAAGTGGAACCCGGTGAACTGCCACTGCAGCATGGCGTTGCTCCACGGGAACCCATCCGCAtcagctccggcgccggcgccgaccattaactcggccgccgcgccggaggTCTTCTCCGACACGCCCGCCGCGGGCCCCCGGGTCCTGGCCGtctccgacgccggcgggAGCGCCGCCCGGTCCGTCCTGGCCCCCGCCAGCGCGCtcgccaccaccagcaccaccaccgccgacgccgccagcACGGCCGCGCACGCCCGCCACCTCTCTCCGCCGGTGCCGGCCGTCCGCCGGCGGAGGTCGCCGTCATCttccggcggcagcgacgcgTAGGCGtagggcagcggcggcgagccgggGACgatggcgcggcggccgggctgctgctggtaatCCTCCGCCATCTCTCCGCCGGTGGCGGATTTTACACGGATTGCGTAACCGGGTGTATAGAAACGGATATGGAATTCGAATCCCCACTCGACGGAATTCGACGgtaaagaaaggaagaaaagagagaaatttttggatggatggatgaagaGAGGTTGCCGATGGAGCGGGGATTTATAGGGGGGCGGAGTGGTCAGAATGGGAAGAAACGGGAGCTGGCGCCTGGGCCGGCGCGTGGGACGCGGGCCGGCGACTGTCCTGTGGGGCCGCACGGTCAGTGACAATGGACGACATGGACCCAACAAGATCGCCGGATCATCCTCTCTCGCTCGCTAATAAGCTCTCTCGCTTGCATCACTCATTCCTAATTTAGGGGTATCCTAATCATTTCTTTTTTAGCTCTGTTTTTGGAAATTGCTTCTCATGGACGTACGCAATTAAGAAGAATCGAGCTCGTatatagaaaagaaaagaaaaagaaaaacgaataCACGTTACACGTTGCAGTGATTAATTGCTTCCTTTATTAGAGAAGAAATGTTCTTCTGACTGTTAGTTTATCCCAAGAGAACATGTCATTGAACAAGTATTGGAGAGAGAATCCATATACACGTTTTCTTCTTGTGTTGATTATCCGACGAACATTTCACTGTCATTCGAAGAAGCACTTTGCTGAtattatactccgtattagtATGATATAGAGATTGATCTGGCCGGACTCGATCATATATAGGGATCTAGAATAATAAGAAGAATAATGGACAGAAGGCGGGGCCCACAAGATCATGCTCACGACATTGGATTGCTATACATGTACTTGATGGTGTCATGGGCGACCACCTACCGGCCGGAATCAACTGGACCAGAATATTCAAAGCGCCATTTAAATACCACAATAATGCGATTAGAGATCCATCCAAACTGCTGcagagattaaaaaaaatgataataatGCAGCTACACAACAACAGTTACACTGCAACAATAATGCCGATTATATACAACAACAGGTACATGTATGATGAAGACAAGCTAGCTAGGACGGATCGTATCAGCCAGTAGATACAAGAAGCAGACAACAAATGAGCTGGCCCATGCTGGATATCGTGTATTTGTACTTGGGGCAGATGCCAGGTTGGCGCCACGTCGGAAAGGCCCCTTTTTGCTTCAAATAGCttatatatactccatccCGCTTTCCTTTGCTCCGGTCAATCATCGATCATTGCTGCTGGCCcacacatatgcatgcatgctgctctACATAATTCCACGTGTCTGTCTAGCTGGCTCGTGGGGTTCCCAAGTGGCAGATGCTGACTCAGCCATGCCGTGACATGCCATGTGTGTGGTAGTACTCTCGTAACCAGCATGGTCAAGACATATAAGGCATGGGTTGATAAGACTATCTTATTTTAGACATTccacgtcaattagaaaagacaacaaaacatgttgtataatgggttatctcttagtgttttaccttaaaattaatgtttagatgaataaaaataactaaataaatgctaaaaaaggttgaaatctagtacaatggtaaatttgccttatcattcttgtgaagagatcatctcttaattaagagaaggcttgtgcattttcttcgtttctctctcttccacatcagattttatcctataTGGCATCGCTAAGAGAAAGCTGACATCACCCCATCGTACCCGCCCACAATAGAGTTTGTGAAATAGAAATGTTAAttacatgcatacataaacgATATATCGTGCATGAAACTACCTATATATCGGCCAGTGGAACTATATATACATTTTACCCGCTTAGTAGCTAGCTGCATggaactatatatatatgatcacGATCGA
This is a stretch of genomic DNA from Brachypodium distachyon strain Bd21 chromosome 1, Brachypodium_distachyon_v3.0, whole genome shotgun sequence. It encodes these proteins:
- the LOC100840787 gene encoding sucrose:sucrose 1-fructosyltransferase; this encodes MAEDYQQQPGRRAIVPGSPPLPYAYASLPPEDDGDLRRRTAGTGGERWRACAAVLAASAVVVLVVASALAGARTDRAALPPASETARTRGPAAGVSEKTSGAAAELMVGAGAGADADGFPWSNAMLQWQFTGFHFQPEKNWMNDPNGPVYYRGWYHLFYQYNPEGAVWGNIAWGHAVSRDLVHWRHLPLALVPDRWYDVNGVWTGSATVLPDGSLVMLYTGSTNASVQVQCLALPADPDDSLLRNWTKHDANPVLLPPPRIGHRDFRDPTTAWFDESDRTWRTVIGSKDNRGHAGIALVYKTKDFVRYDLIPGLLHRVDGTGMWECIDFYPVGDKEELHVMKASMDDDRHDYYALGKYDAKANTWTPIDPEADVGLGLRYDWGKFYASKTFYDPAKKRRVLWGWVGETDSERADVAKGWASLQSLPRTVALDDKTRTNLLQWPVEEVETLRMNSTSFSGITIDHGSVFPLSLRRATQLDIEATFRLSPSAVAALTEADVTYNCSTSGGAAHRGALGPFGLLLLATPNPGEQTAAYFYVTRGTDGELRTHFCHDESRSSKANDIVKRVVGSTVPVLDGEGLSMRVLVDHSIVESFVMGGRSTVTSRVYPTEAIYAKAGVFIFNNATAGAVTVEKLVVHEMDRSYNQAFMDDDTTTDL
- the LOC100822052 gene encoding monocopper oxidase-like protein SKU5, coding for MASPAALLCLAVAFLAGAAMAADPYAFFDWDVSYITASPLGVPQKVIAINKQFPGPIVNVTTNYNVVVNVLNSLDEPLLITWDGIQHRKNCWQDGVLGTNCPIPPGWNWTYNFQVKDQIGSFFYFPPLSLQRAAGGFGGITVNNRAVISVPFDTPDGDIRLFIGDWYKKNHTDLRKMLDDGKELGMPDSVLMNGKGPYRYNDSLVPAGIEYETINVEPGKTYRFRVHNVGVSTSLNLRIQSHNMALVETEGAYTMKQNFTNLDIHVGQSYSFLVSMDQNASSDYYIVASARFVNESIWTRVTGVAILHYSNSKGKASGPLPDPPNDQYDKTFSMNQARSIRMNVSTGAARPNPQGSFHYGQINVSQVYKLRNEPPVTINGKKRTTLSGISYSPPATPLRMADLYDKKGVYTLDFPTMPSDGPPVIRSSVINSTYKNFLEIVFQNNDTKVQTYHIDGYAFWVAGMDYGEWSENSRGTYNKWDGVSRCTTQVFPGAWTAVLLSLDSPGFWNVRAENLDTWYLGQETYIRVLDPEGGYNVTESVEPDNVLYCGLLKEKQKAQKPHASTSSSPPAVKQNDYLLAVLVSLVALAVVR